The Suncus etruscus isolate mSunEtr1 chromosome 7, mSunEtr1.pri.cur, whole genome shotgun sequence genome includes a window with the following:
- the NET1 gene encoding neuroepithelial cell-transforming gene 1 protein isoform X2 → MVAHDELGGLLPIKRTIRVLDASNQNVREQEEPSNKRVRPLARVTSLANLISPVRNGAVRRFGQTIQSFTLRGDTRSPASAQKLSSRSTVPMPSRRRNSTLWSEMLGVGMKESLTAREIKRQEAIYEMFRGEQDLIEDLKLARKAYHDPMLKLSIMSEEELTHLFGDLDAYIPLHEDLLARIGEATKPGGTVEQIGHILVNWLPGLNAYKGYCSNQLAAKALLDQKKQDPRVQDFLQRCLESPFSRKLDLWSFLDIPRSRLVKYPLLLREILKHTPNDHPDVQLLEEAIIIIQGVLSDINLKKGESECQYYIDKLEYLDEKQKDPRIEASKVLLCHGELKNKNGHKLYIFLFQDILVLTRPVTRNECHYYQVYRQPIPMQELVLEDLQDGDVRMGGSFRGAFSNSDKAKNIFRVRCQDLSPGQSHTLQANDVFHKQQWLHCLRAAMAPTQQACSPSEPQGLPELHEEGEENNPCAGAAMAERRVSTQPDAGTSAQCSSPLLAADTPRPTRAQRTLANTRRARDKTHLGGKRKETLV, encoded by the exons ATGGTGGCGCACGACGAGCTCGGAGGTCTCCTGCCCATCAAAAGGACTATACGCGTCTTAGATGCCAGCAACCAGAATGTCCGCGAGCAGGAG GAGCCAAGTAATAAAAGAGTTCGACCTCTGGCTAGGGTCACATCCTTGGCGAATCTGATCTCTCCAGTAAGAAATGGAGCTGTCCGACGCTTTGGTCAGACAATACAG tcCTTTACACTTCGTGGTGACACCAGGTCTCCAGCTTCTGCCCAGAAGCTGTCAAGCAGGTCTACAGTGCCAATGCCATCCAGGAGGAGAAACAGCACTCTGTGGTCAGAGATGCTGGGTGTCGGCATGAAGGAGTCTCTGACAGCCAGAGAAATCAAGCGTCAAGAG GCAATATATGAGATGTTTCGAGGGGAACAGGATTTAATTGAAGACCTCAAGCTTGCAAGAAAG GCCTACCATGATCCCATGTTAAAGCTGTCAATCATGTCCGAAGAGGAGCTCACGCATCTGTTTGGTGATCTAGATGCTTACATACCACTGCATGAAG ATTTGTTGGCAAGAATAGGAGAAGCAACCAAGCCTGGTGGGACAGTGGAACAGATTGGGCACATTCTTGTGAACTGG TTGCCAGGCTTAAATGCCTACAAAGGCTACTGTAGTAACCAGCTGGCAGCCAAAGCTCTTCTTGATCAAAAGAAACAGGATCCAAGAGTCCAGGACTTCCTCCAGAGATGCCTGGAGTCTCCCTTTAGTCGGAAACTGGATCTTTGGAGCTTCCTAGATATTCCTCGGAGTCGGCTAGTCAAATACCCGTTGCTGTTAAGAGAAATTCTGAAGCATACTCCAAATGACCACCCTGATGTTCAGCTTCTGGAGGAGGCT ataataataatacaagGAGTTCTTTCTGACATCAACCTAAAGAAAGGCGAATCAGAATGCCAGTATTACATTGACAAACTGGAGTATCTGGATGAAAAGCAAAAGGATCCTAGAATTGAAGCAAGCAAAGTGCTACTTTGCCATGGAGAACTAAAGAATAAAAACGGACAT aaactttacattttcctgtttcAAGACATCTTGGTTCTTACTCGGCCTGTTACTCGGAACGAGTGTCACTACTACCAGGTGTACCGGCAGCCCATCCCAATGCAGGAGCTGGTCTTGGAGGACTTACAGGACGGAGATGTGAGGATGGGTGGCTCCTTTCGGGGCGCTTTCAGCAACTCTGACAAAG CTAAAAATATCTTCAGAGTGCGCTGCCAAGACCTCTCCCCGGGCCAGTCACACACACTGCAAGCCAACGATGTGTTCCATAAGCAACAGTGGCTGCACTGCCTCCGGGCTGCCATGGCCCCCACACAGCAGGCTTGCAGCCCCAGCGAACCGCAGGGTCTGCCTGAGCTCcatgaggaaggggaggagaacaATCCCTGTGCTGGCGCCGCCATGGCCGAGAGGAGGGTTTCCACCCAGCCTGATGCTGGCACCAGTGCACAGTGCAGCTCCCCACTGTTGGCTGCAGACACCCCACGGCCTACAAGAGCCCAGCGTACCCTGGCCAACACCCGGAGAGCACGGGACAAAACCCACTTAGGCGGCAAGCGGAAGGAGACTCTAGTGTAG
- the LOC126013298 gene encoding calmodulin-4-like, whose translation MSEELPKEQVAELHEAFDRCDTDKDGKISLQELDAVMKALGKKLSEEELKMLIARVDKDGDGYISFPEFLEVVTKKMKGGSEAEMLQVFQAFDSNNDGHISVDELKQGMAKLGSPLAPQEVELMIREADLDKDGQVSYEEFMKVLSQK comes from the coding sequence ATGAGTGAGGAGCTACCCAAAGAGCAAGTGGCTGAGCTGCACGAGGCCTTCGACAGGTGTGACACAGACAAGGATGGCAAGATCAGCCTGCAGGAGCTGGATGCTGTCATGAAGGCGCTGGGCAAGAAGCTGTCGGAGGAAGAGCTGAAGATGCTCATTGCCAGGGTGGACAAGGACGGCGATGGATATATCAGCTTCCCCGAGTTCCTGGAAGTCGTGACCAAGAAGATGAAGGGCGGCAGTGAGGCTGAGATGCTGCAGGTCTTCCAGGCCTTCGACTCCAACAATGATGGCCACATCAGTGTGGACGAGCTCAAGCAGGGCATGGCCAAGCTGGGCTCACCGCTGGCACCCCAGGAAGTGGAGCTCATGATTCGTGAGGCCGACCTGGACAAGGACGGTCAGGTCAGCTATGAGGAGTTTATGAAGGTCCTGTCGCAGAAGTGA